A portion of the Oxynema aestuarii AP17 genome contains these proteins:
- a CDS encoding glycosyltransferase family 39 protein — MIAIAISGIVFRFADLDREIFWHDEAYTALRISGYTETELIENLFINEPLDRDDLLTYQQLTPEKTLSDTLNSLAREDAQHPPLYYILTRWWAQLFGDSIASLRTVSALLSLIALPAMYWLCYELFNSEFAGLIGMALISVSPFHILYAREAREYGLWTATILLTSAAFLKAISRNKNIKKWVIYSITLAASFYSFLFSALVAIAHGSYLLAIDGFKITQKKMSYFFASWGAVLLFIPWIVIVLNQFSKVRGTTAWTAQPMAPIGLAIAWVANSSRVFFDLNLDSDSPLIYSIPALVLAIALIGYSLYFLIKHTQKQVWLFVILLIAIPALTLILPDLILGGRRSTVSRYLIPSYLGMELAVTALLSLKLATANSIFKQRLWQGIALTVLLAGMISGGAIVHSETWWNKKNSHNHPQAARLINAAEHPLLMTSDFRFNRGEMLSLAHLLDRHVTIQLVLEGEVPNLGDDGVGKDRQSFSDIYLFNPSKRLREGLRDRYPDTEIEPVKPEALRLEKLTGIGSGRSS; from the coding sequence TTGATAGCTATCGCAATTTCCGGGATTGTTTTCCGTTTTGCCGATCTCGATCGCGAAATCTTTTGGCATGACGAAGCTTATACGGCTTTACGAATTTCGGGATATACGGAAACTGAGTTAATTGAAAACCTCTTTATCAACGAACCCCTCGATCGCGACGACCTTTTAACTTATCAACAACTGACTCCTGAAAAAACTTTAAGCGATACCCTCAACTCCTTAGCTCGCGAAGACGCCCAACATCCTCCCTTGTATTACATATTAACCCGATGGTGGGCGCAACTGTTTGGAGATTCGATCGCCTCCCTTCGCACCGTTTCTGCCCTTTTAAGTTTAATTGCGCTTCCGGCAATGTATTGGCTTTGTTATGAGTTATTTAATTCCGAATTCGCCGGATTAATTGGAATGGCGCTAATTTCTGTTTCTCCCTTTCATATTCTCTACGCGAGAGAAGCCAGAGAGTACGGATTGTGGACGGCGACAATTTTACTGACAAGTGCGGCATTTTTAAAAGCAATTTCACGGAATAAAAACATTAAAAAATGGGTAATTTATAGCATCACTTTAGCGGCCAGTTTCTACAGTTTTCTCTTTTCTGCATTAGTAGCGATCGCCCACGGCAGCTACTTACTGGCGATCGACGGCTTCAAAATCACTCAAAAAAAGATGAGTTATTTCTTCGCCTCTTGGGGAGCCGTCTTATTATTTATCCCCTGGATCGTTATCGTATTAAATCAATTTTCTAAAGTGCGTGGGACGACGGCGTGGACCGCACAGCCGATGGCGCCGATCGGTTTGGCGATCGCTTGGGTTGCCAATAGTAGCCGGGTGTTCTTCGATCTGAATTTAGATTCTGATTCGCCATTGATTTACAGCATTCCCGCTTTAGTTTTGGCGATCGCCTTAATCGGATACTCCCTTTATTTTCTGATAAAACATACTCAGAAACAAGTCTGGCTGTTTGTAATTTTATTAATTGCCATTCCCGCTTTAACCCTGATCCTTCCCGATCTCATCCTCGGCGGTCGTCGATCTACGGTCAGCCGTTATTTAATTCCTTCTTATTTAGGGATGGAATTGGCAGTTACTGCCTTGCTATCGTTAAAATTAGCAACGGCTAACAGCATTTTCAAACAAAGACTGTGGCAAGGAATCGCCCTCACTGTTTTATTGGCGGGGATGATTTCCGGGGGGGCGATCGTCCATTCAGAAACCTGGTGGAACAAGAAAAATAGCCACAATCACCCGCAAGCTGCCCGATTAATTAATGCGGCAGAACATCCGTTATTAATGACCAGTGATTTTCGCTTCAATCGCGGCGAAATGCTATCTTTAGCGCACTTACTCGATCGCCACGTCACGATCCAATTAGTACTTGAGGGAGAAGTCCCCAACTTGGGGGATGACGGAGTTGGGAAAGACCGTCAATCATTTAGCGATATTTATTTATTCAATCCTTCTAAACGTTTGCGAGAGGGCTTGCGGGATCGCTATCCGGACACCGAGATCGAACCCGTGAAACCGGAAGCCTTGCGGTTAGAAAAATTAACCGGAATCGGTTCCGGGCGATCGTCTTAA